The sequence CGATCTCATCGGCGGTATCGCGATGCTGAACTTCGACATCAAGGCGTTTATCATCTCCTACAAGGGCGGACATACGCTGGATACCATGTTCGCGCAGAGGGTGATGAGCACGATCTCCGGCGTCCAGAAAGTCGGCGGGGTTTACTCCTACGGGACGGATACGAATTATTATTACATGCTGGCGGATATTCTCGACCTTGAGAAATTCCCGTCGTAGATAAAAGCTCCCGAAGAATATGGAATTATTATAAGGGCGGTTCCAAAAACTATTAACATTTTTAATAATAGTAATGATATATCTTTAAAATACGCCCAATGGTCACTTCCTTGCCGCCGAGAATCGGCGGTTATTAGAAGTGCCCATAAACACACCTGTCATTGCGATAACGCGCTACAAAGGTTCTAAAAGCGCGGCGGCGGGAATACATCATCTAATGTAGCTTCGCTTTCTGGTCTCACGTTTAGTGCCCCCCCCTATCAAACTTCTTCAAAAAACCCGAAAACACCCCTTTTTATTCTCTTGCTTTTTCTTTCCAAATCGGATACAATCTTAAAAATTGATTTCGGAGGGCACGTTGTCCGTCAACTCAATTCCACAATGGGATGCACTGATAAAAAACTATTCCGAAGCGGTTCCCGCCGTAGTGCAGGATTCCATGTCGAAGGCCGTTTTAGGCCTTGTCAGGATGAATCGCGAGGCATATAATAAAACCCTCGAAACCGGCGGGTTAAACCACACCACGGACGCCGGAACGGCTGTTTTTAGCAGTGACGGCATGCAATTCGCGGTGAAAAATATCGCCGGAAACGATGCGAAGGATGCCCTGCTGATTACCGTGGACACCGGATCCCATGATGTTCTGCATACTCAATTCGGCGATACTACGATGGATAAGTCCTCCATACTGAACGCGGTTTACGATGTGATCCGCGAACGGAAGACGCACGCACCGGAGAATTCCTATGTGGCGAAGAAACTTTCCGAGGGCATCGACCGTATCCTGAAGAAGATCGGCGAGGAAGCGGGCGAGGTGATTATCGCCGCGAAAAACGGCGACCCGGAGGAGATCGGGTGGGAAATGGCCGACCTGATTTTCCATATGTGGCTGGTGCTGGGTTTTTACGATTTATCACCCGAAATTGTCTACGATAAGTTGAT comes from Brevinematales bacterium and encodes:
- the hisE gene encoding phosphoribosyl-ATP diphosphatase — protein: MSVNSIPQWDALIKNYSEAVPAVVQDSMSKAVLGLVRMNREAYNKTLETGGLNHTTDAGTAVFSSDGMQFAVKNIAGNDAKDALLITVDTGSHDVLHTQFGDTTMDKSSILNAVYDVIRERKTHAPENSYVAKKLSEGIDRILKKIGEEAGEVIIAAKNGDPEEIGWEMADLIFHMWLVLGFYDLSPEIVYDKLIERRK